A window of the Salmonella enterica subsp. enterica serovar Typhimurium str. LT2 genome harbors these coding sequences:
- a CDS encoding homologue of mvpA, Shigella flexneri yields the protein MLKFMLDTNICIFTIKNKPASVRERFNLNQGRMCISSVTLMELIYGAEKSQMPERNLAVIEGFVSRLDVLDYDTPAATHTGQIRAELARQGRPVGPFDQMIAGHARSRGLIVVTNNTREFERVGGLRTEDWS from the coding sequence ATGCTGAAGTTTATGCTGGATACTAACATCTGCATTTTCACGATAAAAAACAAACCTGCCAGCGTCAGGGAGCGTTTTAACCTGAACCAGGGGAGAATGTGTATCAGCTCGGTCACCCTGATGGAGCTGATTTACGGCGCCGAAAAAAGCCAGATGCCCGAAAGAAATCTCGCTGTGATAGAGGGGTTTGTTTCCCGACTTGATGTTCTGGATTATGACACGCCGGCCGCCACCCATACGGGGCAGATCAGGGCAGAGCTTGCCCGTCAGGGACGCCCTGTCGGGCCATTCGATCAGATGATTGCCGGTCACGCACGCAGCCGGGGACTGATTGTTGTCACGAACAACACCCGGGAGTTTGAACGTGTGGGTGGACTGAGAACTGAGGACTGGAGCTGA
- the trbH gene encoding conjugative transfer, giving the protein MAVSAPVLSSQSTHTFKLPGVVRDNNQSPAACVTGNHLIEWPDRASLTGKLCPDLPRMGGGRRVIIQNIKSGNKPLYHSEISFGHLAFFGAVNQLHQGDRADTHSPLVQVKTLPDAGRFVFYRENADVSIQHKLQHQNDSRSCTEGCSRLSIKSALTLFPSNHSSHDSPAGVIIRVRPTAITSTRFTFSGKATAFGSLTAWLRLLRNTLVSIMCLLTGICLTYIHYGFCDGICQRDIHL; this is encoded by the coding sequence ATGGCGGTATCAGCTCCAGTCCTCAGTTCTCAGTCCACCCACACGTTCAAACTCCCGGGTGTTGTTCGTGACAACAATCAGTCCCCGGCTGCGTGCGTGACCGGCAATCATCTGATCGAATGGCCCGACAGGGCGTCCCTGACGGGCAAGCTCTGCCCTGATCTGCCCCGTATGGGTGGCGGCCGGCGTGTCATAATCCAGAACATCAAGTCGGGAAACAAACCCCTCTATCACAGCGAGATTTCTTTCGGGCATCTGGCTTTTTTCGGCGCCGTAAATCAGCTCCATCAGGGTGACCGAGCTGATACACATTCTCCCCTGGTTCAGGTTAAAACGCTCCCTGACGCTGGCAGGTTTGTTTTTTATCGTGAAAATGCAGATGTTAGTATCCAGCATAAACTTCAGCATCAGAATGATTCCCGTTCCTGCACAGAGGGTTGTTCCCGGTTATCCATAAAATCGGCGCTGACGTTGTTCCCGTCGAACCATTCATCCCACGATTCTCCGGCCGGCGTGATAATTCGGGTTCGCCCGACAGCGATAACTTCCACACGTTTTACATTTTCCGGCAAAGCCACTGCTTTTGGCAGTCTGACCGCCTGGCTGCGGTTACTGAGAAATACGCTGGTTTCCATCATGTGCCTCCTTACAGGGATATGTCTTACGTATATCCATTATGGTTTTTGTGATGGGATATGTCAAAGGGATATACATTTATGA
- a CDS encoding putative cytoplasmic protein: MMETSVFLSNRSQAVRLPKAVALPENVKRVEVIAVGRTRIITPAGESWDEWFDGNNVSADFMDNREQPSVQERESF, translated from the coding sequence ATGATGGAAACCAGCGTATTTCTCAGTAACCGCAGCCAGGCGGTCAGACTGCCAAAAGCAGTGGCTTTGCCGGAAAATGTAAAACGTGTGGAAGTTATCGCTGTCGGGCGAACCCGAATTATCACGCCGGCCGGAGAATCGTGGGATGAATGGTTCGACGGGAACAACGTCAGCGCCGATTTTATGGATAACCGGGAACAACCCTCTGTGCAGGAACGGGAATCATTCTGA